Proteins from a single region of Ensifer adhaerens:
- a CDS encoding TIGR01459 family HAD-type hydrolase, whose product MTGLETIAGLGAIADRYDAFLIDQFGVLRDGRGPYPGAAETLVRLKDAGKRIVILSNSGKRSAENDRRLVDIGFAAGSWDWFLTSGEVAWQILKRDDAGSTGTPRRCLLISRDNDLSPIKGLDLERTGSGADADVVLLSASEGDVHPLSHYEALLAPAAKRGIPCLCTNPDKVMLTKTGTAFGAGRIAELYEELGGRVRWIGKPFADIYAAALDFLGHPDPARVCAIGDSIEHDIAGAASAGLHSVLVTTGILDHASDEERRKLFAEHGASPDFILPKFLW is encoded by the coding sequence GTGACCGGTCTCGAAACCATCGCCGGGCTTGGCGCGATCGCCGACCGTTACGACGCCTTCCTGATCGACCAGTTCGGCGTGCTGCGCGACGGGCGCGGGCCCTATCCGGGGGCGGCCGAAACGCTGGTGCGGCTGAAGGATGCCGGAAAGCGCATCGTCATCCTGTCCAATTCGGGAAAACGCTCGGCGGAGAACGACCGCCGCCTTGTCGACATCGGCTTTGCCGCCGGCAGCTGGGACTGGTTCCTGACCTCGGGCGAGGTCGCCTGGCAGATCCTCAAACGAGACGATGCAGGCAGCACAGGCACGCCGCGCCGGTGCCTGCTGATCAGTCGCGACAATGATCTCTCGCCAATCAAGGGGCTTGATCTTGAGCGCACCGGCAGCGGCGCGGATGCCGATGTCGTGCTGCTCTCGGCGAGCGAGGGTGACGTTCATCCGCTTTCCCACTACGAGGCGCTTTTGGCGCCGGCGGCCAAGCGCGGCATTCCCTGCCTCTGCACCAATCCGGACAAGGTGATGCTGACGAAGACGGGGACCGCGTTCGGTGCCGGCCGCATCGCCGAACTTTACGAGGAACTTGGCGGCCGGGTGCGCTGGATCGGCAAGCCCTTCGCCGACATCTATGCCGCGGCCCTCGATTTCCTCGGTCACCCCGACCCGGCACGGGTCTGTGCGATCGGTGACAGCATCGAGCACGATATCGCAGGTGCAGCAAGCGCCGGGCTTCATTCCGTGCTGGTGACGACCGGGATACTCGATCATGCCTCGGATGAGGAGCGCCGCAAGCTTTTTGCCGAACATGGCGCCAGCCCCGACTTCATCCTTCCGAAATTTCTCTGGTAG
- a CDS encoding sugar phosphate isomerase/epimerase family protein gives MAFTLSLNTNPLVNRFAEPDDLIDTIAEKIRIGYVQLTHEFVNPGWPAATIAKSIRQFRRALDRTGVKITSGMTGPYGRLNHFGHPDPDVRRYYVDWFKTFADISAELGASGMGTQFAIFTLKDYDDPARREEMMRIAIDCWREVAEHGKAAGLSYVFWEPMSVGREFGHTIAECRALDRRLAEAGLPIPMKMMVDIDHGDVTSDNPDDIDPYAWAGAFPERSPIIHIKQSSMNKGGHWPFTAAYNRDGRITPEKLIGAVKAGGGTDNEICLELSFREREPTDHNVVEMIRESVEFWEPHIDTGFNHSQK, from the coding sequence GTGGCCTTCACGCTGTCGCTCAACACCAATCCGCTGGTCAACCGCTTCGCCGAGCCTGACGACCTGATCGATACGATCGCCGAGAAGATCCGCATCGGCTACGTGCAGTTGACCCACGAATTCGTCAATCCGGGCTGGCCGGCGGCGACGATCGCCAAGAGCATCCGGCAGTTTCGCAGGGCTTTGGATCGCACCGGCGTGAAGATTACCTCGGGCATGACCGGGCCCTATGGCCGGCTCAACCATTTCGGCCATCCGGACCCGGACGTGCGGCGTTACTACGTCGACTGGTTCAAGACCTTTGCCGATATTTCCGCCGAGCTCGGCGCCTCCGGCATGGGGACGCAGTTCGCGATCTTTACGCTGAAGGATTATGACGACCCCGCGCGGCGTGAGGAGATGATGCGGATCGCCATCGATTGCTGGCGTGAAGTCGCCGAGCACGGCAAGGCGGCGGGGCTTTCCTATGTCTTCTGGGAGCCGATGTCGGTCGGCCGCGAATTCGGTCACACGATCGCCGAGTGCCGGGCGCTCGACCGGCGGCTGGCCGAGGCAGGACTGCCGATCCCGATGAAGATGATGGTCGACATCGACCACGGCGACGTCACCTCCGACAACCCCGACGACATCGATCCCTATGCCTGGGCAGGTGCGTTCCCAGAGCGCTCGCCGATCATCCACATCAAGCAGTCGTCGATGAACAAGGGCGGCCACTGGCCGTTTACCGCCGCCTACAACAGGGACGGCCGCATCACGCCGGAGAAGCTCATCGGCGCGGTCAAGGCCGGTGGCGGCACCGACAACGAGATCTGCTTGGAGCTGTCCTTCCGCGAGCGCGAGCCGACCGATCACAACGTCGTCGAGATGATCCGGGAATCCGTCGAATTCTGGGAGCCCCACATCGATACGGGTTTTAATCATTCACAGAAATAA
- a CDS encoding DeoR/GlpR family DNA-binding transcription regulator, whose amino-acid sequence MKPEDRRQAIMDVLMEAGTASVEDLSLRFGVSKMTVHRDLDDLEQAGLLRKVHGGASIQSSPQFESDFRYREKIATAEKRRIAEHAASLIEPGQSILIDDSSTTGAIAECIRDIRPLTVITNNLGVITGLSGAAGINVIALGGQYSKKFNGFFGIVTDEALRSLRVDIAFLSSSAIEGTTAFHQDQEVVQAKRLMVKAAKRKYLLVDHDKFGRSALHFLTGLDAFDAVLTGAEVSAEHAAPLEEAGIRLVRVDSRKEKA is encoded by the coding sequence ATGAAGCCGGAAGACAGGCGACAGGCGATCATGGATGTGCTGATGGAGGCGGGAACCGCTTCTGTCGAAGACCTGTCCCTGCGCTTCGGCGTCAGCAAGATGACCGTGCATCGCGATCTCGACGACCTCGAGCAGGCCGGTCTGTTGCGCAAGGTCCATGGCGGGGCCTCGATCCAGTCGAGCCCGCAATTCGAAAGCGATTTCCGCTACCGCGAGAAGATCGCCACCGCCGAAAAGCGGCGGATCGCCGAGCATGCGGCCTCGCTGATCGAGCCGGGGCAGAGCATCCTGATCGACGACAGCTCGACGACCGGCGCGATCGCCGAGTGCATCCGCGACATCCGCCCGCTGACGGTCATCACCAACAATCTCGGCGTGATCACCGGCCTTTCGGGCGCGGCGGGCATCAACGTCATCGCGCTCGGCGGGCAGTACAGCAAGAAGTTCAACGGCTTCTTCGGCATCGTTACCGACGAGGCGCTGCGCTCGCTGCGCGTCGATATCGCCTTTCTGTCGAGCTCGGCGATCGAGGGCACGACCGCCTTCCACCAGGACCAGGAGGTGGTGCAGGCCAAGCGCCTGATGGTGAAAGCGGCGAAGCGCAAGTACCTGCTGGTGGACCACGACAAATTCGGGCGCTCGGCGCTCCATTTCCTGACCGGGCTCGATGCCTTCGACGCGGTGCTGACCGGCGCCGAAGTTTCGGCGGAGCATGCCGCGCCGCTTGAAGAGGCGGGCATCCGGCTGGTCAGGGTCGATAGTCGCAAGGAGAAAGCATGA